The proteins below come from a single Branchiostoma floridae strain S238N-H82 chromosome 5, Bfl_VNyyK, whole genome shotgun sequence genomic window:
- the LOC118415195 gene encoding guanine nucleotide-binding protein G(i) subunit alpha isoform X3 → MGCAISAEDKAAAERSKMIDKNLRADGEKAAREVKLLLLGAGESGKSTIVKQMKIIHEDGYSEEECMQYKAVVYSNTIQSLIAIIRAMGTLKIDFGHTDRADDARQLFALASTAEEGEMTPELAGIMKRLWADGGVQACFGRSREYQLNDSASYYLNSLDRLAAGGYVPTQQDVLRTRVKTTGIVETHFTFKDLHFKMFDVGGQRSERKKWIHCFEGVTAIIFCVALSAYDLVLAEDEETNRMHESMKLFDSICNNKWFTETSIILFLNKKDLFEEKITKSPLTICYPEYTGSNTYEEAAAYIQMQFEDLNKRKETKEIYTHFTCATDTNNIQFVFDAVTDVIIKNNLKDCGLF, encoded by the exons ATGGGCTGTGCCATCAGTGCCGAGGACAAGGCTGCGGCCGAGCGGTCCAAAATGATCGACAAAAACCTGCGAGCGGACGGCGAGAAGGCGGCTAGAGAGGTCAAACTGCTGCTGCTGG GTGCTGGTGAATCTGGGAAGAGCACAATTGTAAAACAAATGAA AATTATCCATGAAGACgggtactcagaagaggagtgCATGCAGTACAAGGCTGTGGTGTACAGCAACACGATCCAATCTCTCATCGCCATCATACGCGCCATGGGGACGCTCAAGATCGACttcggacacacagacagagcC GACGACGCGCGGCAGCTGTTCGCCCTAGCGAGTACGGCAGAGGAAGGGGAGATGACACCCGAGCTGGCGGGCATCATGAAGAGGCTGTGGGCAGACGGAGGCGTGCAGGCCTGCTTTGGCCGGTCCAGAGAGTACCAGCTCAACGACTCGGCCTCATA TTACCTGAACAGTCTGGACCGGCTTGCGGCGGGCGGGTACGTGCCCACGCAACAAGACGTGCTTAGAACACGCGTCAAGACGACCGGCATCGTCGAGACGCACTTCACCTTCAAGGACCTACACTTCAA AATGTTCGATGTTGGCGGGCAGCGCTCAGAACGTAAAAAATGGATCCACTGTTTCGAGGGGGTCACGGCGATAATTTTCTGCGTGGCTCTGAGCGCGTATGATCTGGTATTGGCCGAGGATGAGGAAACG AACCGGATGCACGAGAGCATGAAGCTGTTCGACTCCATCTGTAACAACAAGTGGTTCACGGAGACGTCCATCATCCTCTTCCTCAACAAGAAGGACCTGTTTGAGGAGAAGATCACCAAGTCCCCCCTCACCATCTGCTACCCTGAGTACACAG GATCGAACACGTACGAGGAG GCAGCTGCCTACATCCAGATGCAGTTCGAGGACCTGAACAAGAGGAAAGAGACGAAGGAGATCTACACCCACTTCACCTGCGCCACCGACACCAACAACATCCAGTTTGTCTTCGACGCCGTCACCGACGTCATCATCAAGAACAACCTCAAGGACTGCGGCCTCTTCTAG
- the LOC118415195 gene encoding guanine nucleotide-binding protein G(i) subunit alpha isoform X2, whose protein sequence is MGCAISAEDKAAAERSKMIDKNLRADGEKAAREVKLLLLGAGESGKSTIVKQMKIIHEDGYSEEECMQYKAVVYSNTIQSLIAIIRAMGTLKIDFGHTDRADDARQLFALASTAEEGEMTPELAGIMKRLWADGGVQACFGRSREYQLNDSASYYLNSLDRLAAGGYVPTQQDVLRTRVKTTGIVETHFTFKDLHFKMVDVGGQRSERKKWIHCFEGVTAIIYCVALSAYDLVLQEDEEVNRMHESMKLFDSICNNKWFTETSIILFLNKKDLFEEKITKSPLTICYPEYTGSNTYEEAAAYIQMQFEDLNKRKETKEIYTHFTCATDTNNIQFVFDAVTDVIIKNNLKDCGLF, encoded by the exons ATGGGCTGTGCCATCAGTGCCGAGGACAAGGCTGCGGCCGAGCGGTCCAAAATGATCGACAAAAACCTGCGAGCGGACGGCGAGAAGGCGGCTAGAGAGGTCAAACTGCTGCTGCTGG GTGCTGGTGAATCTGGGAAGAGCACAATTGTAAAACAAATGAA AATTATCCATGAAGACgggtactcagaagaggagtgCATGCAGTACAAGGCTGTGGTGTACAGCAACACGATCCAATCTCTCATCGCCATCATACGCGCCATGGGGACGCTCAAGATCGACttcggacacacagacagagcC GACGACGCGCGGCAGCTGTTCGCCCTAGCGAGTACGGCAGAGGAAGGGGAGATGACACCCGAGCTGGCGGGCATCATGAAGAGGCTGTGGGCAGACGGAGGCGTGCAGGCCTGCTTTGGCCGGTCCAGAGAGTACCAGCTCAACGACTCGGCCTCATA TTACCTGAACAGTCTGGACCGGCTTGCGGCGGGCGGGTACGTGCCCACGCAACAAGACGTGCTTAGAACACGCGTCAAGACGACCGGCATCGTCGAGACGCACTTCACCTTCAAGGACCTACACTTCAA AATGGTGGATGtcgggggtcagaggtcagagcGAAAGAAATGGATCCACTGTTTTGAGGGCGTGACGGCCATTATATATTGTGTTGCCCTGAGCGCGTATGACCTTGTCCTGCAAGAAGACGAGGAAGTG AACCGGATGCACGAGAGCATGAAGCTGTTCGACTCCATCTGTAACAACAAGTGGTTCACGGAGACGTCCATCATCCTCTTCCTCAACAAGAAGGACCTGTTTGAGGAGAAGATCACCAAGTCCCCCCTCACCATCTGCTACCCTGAGTACACAG GATCGAACACATACGAAGAGGCAGCTGCCTACATCCAGATGCAGTTCGAGGACCTGAACAAGAGGAAAGAGACGAAGGAGATCTACACCCACTTCACCTGCGCCACCGACACCAACAACATCCAGTTTGTCTTCGACGCCGTCACCGACGTCATCATCAAGAACAACCTCAAGGACTGCGGCCTCTTCTAG
- the LOC118415195 gene encoding guanine nucleotide-binding protein G(i) subunit alpha isoform X1, translating to MGCAISAEDKAAAERSKMIDKNLRADGEKAAREVKLLLLGAGESGKSTIVKQMKIIHEDGYSEEECMQYKAVVYSNTIQSLIAIIRAMGTLKIDFGHTDRADDARQLFALASTAEEGEMTPELAGIMKRLWADGGVQACFGRSREYQLNDSASYYLNSLDRLAAGGYVPTQQDVLRTRVKTTGIVETHFTFKDLHFKMFDVGGQRSERKKWIHCFEGVTAIIFCVALSAYDLVLAEDEETNRMHESMKLFDSICNNKWFTETSIILFLNKKDLFEEKITKSPLTICYPEYTGSNTYEEAAAYIQMQFEDLNKRKETKEIYTHFTCATDTNNIQFVFDAVTDVIIKNNLKDCGLF from the exons ATGGGCTGTGCCATCAGTGCCGAGGACAAGGCTGCGGCCGAGCGGTCCAAAATGATCGACAAAAACCTGCGAGCGGACGGCGAGAAGGCGGCTAGAGAGGTCAAACTGCTGCTGCTGG GTGCTGGTGAATCTGGGAAGAGCACAATTGTAAAACAAATGAA AATTATCCATGAAGACgggtactcagaagaggagtgCATGCAGTACAAGGCTGTGGTGTACAGCAACACGATCCAATCTCTCATCGCCATCATACGCGCCATGGGGACGCTCAAGATCGACttcggacacacagacagagcC GACGACGCGCGGCAGCTGTTCGCCCTAGCGAGTACGGCAGAGGAAGGGGAGATGACACCCGAGCTGGCGGGCATCATGAAGAGGCTGTGGGCAGACGGAGGCGTGCAGGCCTGCTTTGGCCGGTCCAGAGAGTACCAGCTCAACGACTCGGCCTCATA TTACCTGAACAGTCTGGACCGGCTTGCGGCGGGCGGGTACGTGCCCACGCAACAAGACGTGCTTAGAACACGCGTCAAGACGACCGGCATCGTCGAGACGCACTTCACCTTCAAGGACCTACACTTCAA AATGTTCGATGTTGGCGGGCAGCGCTCAGAACGTAAAAAATGGATCCACTGTTTCGAGGGGGTCACGGCGATAATTTTCTGCGTGGCTCTGAGCGCGTATGATCTGGTATTGGCCGAGGATGAGGAAACG AACCGGATGCACGAGAGCATGAAGCTGTTCGACTCCATCTGTAACAACAAGTGGTTCACGGAGACGTCCATCATCCTCTTCCTCAACAAGAAGGACCTGTTTGAGGAGAAGATCACCAAGTCCCCCCTCACCATCTGCTACCCTGAGTACACAG GATCGAACACATACGAAGAGGCAGCTGCCTACATCCAGATGCAGTTCGAGGACCTGAACAAGAGGAAAGAGACGAAGGAGATCTACACCCACTTCACCTGCGCCACCGACACCAACAACATCCAGTTTGTCTTCGACGCCGTCACCGACGTCATCATCAAGAACAACCTCAAGGACTGCGGCCTCTTCTAG